One window of Chamaesiphon minutus PCC 6605 genomic DNA carries:
- a CDS encoding thioredoxin family protein codes for MVRTASTMLPLGVSAPDFNLTDVVSEKPISLATFAGKPALLVMFISVHCPFVKHVQAQLAQIGKDYAAQGLGVVAIGSNDIEKYPDDAPEHLQGLAHSEGFNFPVCADLDQVVAKAYTAACTPDFFLFDSERYLAYRGQLDDSRPSNGKPVTGQDLRQAIELLLAGKEVDPNQRPSIGCNIKWIPGNEPEYFTGVRAED; via the coding sequence ATGGTTAGAACTGCATCGACGATGCTACCTTTGGGCGTGAGTGCGCCAGACTTCAATCTTACCGACGTCGTGAGTGAGAAGCCCATTTCGCTAGCGACATTTGCTGGCAAACCAGCATTGTTAGTAATGTTTATCTCCGTTCACTGCCCGTTTGTCAAACACGTTCAAGCTCAGCTCGCCCAGATCGGCAAGGATTATGCCGCGCAAGGTTTGGGTGTAGTCGCGATCGGCTCTAATGATATCGAGAAATATCCCGATGATGCTCCCGAACATTTGCAAGGTTTAGCCCACTCTGAAGGGTTTAATTTCCCCGTCTGTGCCGATCTCGATCAAGTGGTGGCAAAGGCTTATACAGCGGCTTGTACGCCTGATTTTTTCTTGTTTGACAGCGAGCGATACTTGGCTTATCGCGGTCAATTAGATGATAGTCGTCCTTCTAATGGCAAACCAGTCACGGGACAAGATTTGCGTCAAGCGATCGAGTTACTATTGGCAGGTAAAGAGGTAGATCCCAATCAACGTCCGAGTATCGGTTGTAATATCAAGTGGATTCCCGGTAACGAACCTGAATACTTTACAGGTGTCAGGGCAGAAGATTGA